A genomic segment from Sorangium aterium encodes:
- a CDS encoding DUF4139 domain-containing protein — translation MATDASGSDRAGRSASGGEGSEASGGHEGARAPHPSVARAVTLFEDRAEVARAARVEVQAGAQWIAIGGVSVFVDERTVQARVAGADTVRVTAARVRWRAHREAALGREAIDALEREEREASLRAGAAERARDRASRREAHLDQLLAKWARAMSEVPKDAGEPERLASWRGGAEALHAALAEALGASADARAARARAEEDARRAATRLREGSVEQPRYEAVIEVEVHAPAPQPVDIELTYRVACAIWRPEHLARLAAGAAGASASAGGAAAQGPGGSIELTTWAAAWQATGEVWENVTARFSTARPSRSAEAPLLEDDVLRARRKTEIERRRVIVEARDQAIAAAGLDRGARAVDEMPGVDDGGEPLIFEAAEPVTLASDGRPTRIEIARRSLPAELALVLYPEVHPAAHLRATVTLDGGGAGGRPRPLLAGPVRIARGGSLIGRARLDFVGAGEPFELGFGVDDAVRVRRTVDEEQDTAAITGSRKIRRRVKLSVSNLSGNVKRVLVTERIPVSEVAEVEVALGEAPGWTLDEKDGFLRGHVELPPKGLKTMSFSYELRAAASVVLPF, via the coding sequence ATGGCAACGGATGCGAGCGGTTCGGACCGGGCTGGGCGGAGCGCAAGCGGAGGCGAAGGGAGCGAAGCGAGCGGCGGGCACGAAGGCGCCCGCGCGCCGCACCCGAGCGTGGCGCGCGCGGTGACGCTGTTCGAGGATCGCGCCGAGGTCGCGCGCGCTGCGCGCGTCGAGGTCCAGGCCGGGGCGCAGTGGATCGCGATCGGCGGCGTCTCGGTGTTCGTCGACGAGCGCACCGTGCAGGCGCGCGTCGCGGGCGCGGACACGGTCCGGGTGACGGCGGCGCGCGTACGGTGGAGGGCGCACAGGGAGGCGGCGCTCGGTCGCGAGGCGATCGACGCGCTGGAGCGCGAGGAGCGCGAGGCGTCGCTGCGGGCCGGCGCCGCGGAGCGCGCGCGGGACCGGGCGTCGCGCCGCGAGGCCCACCTCGACCAGCTGCTCGCGAAGTGGGCGCGGGCGATGAGCGAGGTCCCGAAGGACGCCGGCGAGCCCGAGCGCCTCGCCTCGTGGCGCGGCGGCGCCGAGGCGCTGCACGCGGCGCTCGCCGAGGCGCTCGGCGCATCGGCCGACGCGCGCGCGGCGCGGGCGCGCGCCGAGGAGGACGCGCGGCGCGCCGCGACGCGGCTGCGCGAGGGGTCGGTCGAGCAACCGCGCTATGAAGCGGTGATCGAGGTCGAGGTGCACGCCCCCGCGCCCCAGCCCGTCGATATCGAGCTGACGTACCGCGTCGCGTGCGCGATCTGGCGCCCCGAGCACCTGGCGCGGCTCGCTGCGGGCGCCGCGGGCGCGAGCGCGAGCGCGGGCGGCGCGGCGGCGCAGGGGCCGGGCGGCTCGATCGAGCTCACCACCTGGGCGGCGGCGTGGCAGGCGACGGGCGAGGTCTGGGAGAACGTCACCGCGCGCTTCTCGACCGCGCGGCCGTCGAGGAGCGCCGAGGCGCCGCTGCTCGAGGACGACGTGCTCCGTGCGCGTCGCAAGACGGAGATCGAGCGCCGCCGCGTGATCGTCGAGGCGCGCGACCAGGCGATCGCCGCGGCCGGGCTCGACCGCGGGGCGCGGGCCGTCGACGAGATGCCAGGCGTGGACGACGGCGGTGAGCCGCTGATCTTCGAGGCGGCGGAGCCGGTGACCCTCGCCTCCGACGGCCGCCCGACGCGCATCGAGATCGCACGGCGCTCGCTCCCCGCAGAGCTCGCGCTGGTGCTGTACCCCGAGGTCCACCCCGCCGCTCACCTGCGCGCCACGGTGACGCTGGACGGCGGCGGCGCCGGTGGACGGCCGCGCCCGCTGCTGGCAGGCCCGGTGCGCATCGCGCGGGGCGGCAGCCTCATCGGCCGCGCCCGGCTCGATTTCGTGGGCGCCGGCGAGCCGTTCGAGCTCGGCTTCGGCGTGGACGACGCCGTGCGCGTGCGGCGCACCGTCGACGAGGAGCAGGACACCGCGGCGATCACGGGGAGCCGCAAGATCCGCCGGCGAGTGAAGCTCTCCGTGTCCAACCTCTCCGGCAACGTGAAGCGCGTGCTGGTCACCGAGCGGATCCCTGTCAGCGAGGTGGCCGAGGTCGAGGTCGCGCTCGGCGAGGCCCCCGGCTGGACGCTGGACGAGAAGGACGGATTTCTCCGTGGCCATGTCGAGCTGCCTCCGAAGGGGTTGAAGACGATGTCGTTCAGCTACGAGCTCCGCGCCGCCGCGAGCGTGGTGTTGCCCTTCTGA
- a CDS encoding thioredoxin family protein, whose product MNKLISLTFLAAALAACTQPGEASAPAATGAAAPQPAKADAPKAKAADAPAAQAKAAQAKIGQPAPDFTLPDLDGKPVKLADHKGKTVVLEWFNPGCPFVQLAHRQGGLKDVPAQHAQKGVVWLAINSGAPGKQGTTKEENVKAKGEFGMSYPVLIDEKGDVGRAYGAQRTPHMVVIDPQGTVVYAGAIDSTKGGEPEPGEQVTNYVDAALAELAAGKAISTKETEAFGCTVKY is encoded by the coding sequence ATGAACAAGCTCATTTCCCTGACGTTCCTCGCCGCGGCCCTCGCGGCCTGCACCCAGCCAGGCGAGGCGAGCGCGCCCGCGGCCACCGGCGCCGCCGCGCCGCAGCCCGCCAAGGCCGACGCCCCGAAGGCGAAGGCCGCGGACGCGCCGGCGGCTCAGGCGAAGGCGGCCCAGGCCAAGATCGGGCAGCCCGCGCCCGATTTCACGCTGCCGGACCTCGACGGCAAGCCCGTCAAGCTGGCCGATCACAAGGGCAAGACGGTCGTCCTCGAGTGGTTCAACCCGGGTTGCCCGTTCGTGCAGCTCGCGCACCGCCAAGGCGGCCTGAAGGACGTGCCGGCGCAGCACGCCCAGAAGGGGGTCGTGTGGCTCGCCATCAACTCGGGCGCCCCGGGCAAGCAGGGCACCACCAAGGAAGAGAACGTGAAGGCAAAGGGCGAGTTCGGGATGAGCTACCCCGTCCTCATCGACGAGAAGGGCGATGTCGGGCGCGCCTACGGCGCCCAGCGCACACCGCACATGGTCGTCATCGATCCGCAGGGTACGGTCGTCTACGCCGGCGCCATCGACAGCACGAAGGGCGGTGAGCCCGAGCCGGGCGAGCAGGTCACGAACTACGTCGATGCCGCGCTGGCCGAGCTCGCCGCCGGCAAGGCGATCTCCACGAAAGAGACCGAGGCGTTCGGCTGCACCGTCAAGTACTGA
- a CDS encoding phosphatase PAP2 family protein — protein MRCAAALRFASSALAVAALLGAREARAEPSAAARAELSAAPSGAATRGAGDITALHSGALAPSAPRRAAPERPSRARPEVAWDPAWPRFRVSEYVATGLLAATAFGTLAIPPSEGRWTTVNGFDGSARDALRIRSDRQREMARDASDLLLTLMTNHLAVDALLVTWWGHGRGSVAWEIAMIDVEALALNAALNGVIAGLTSRERPYRAGCAGPQEQQDLDCRGSKRYRSFFSGHSSTAFTAAGLVCSHHANLPLYGGGAPDALACAASLGTAAAVATLRVVSDQHFATDALTGAAVGALTGLGLPWLLHYRGGAPASGAPRGDGVTLSFAPAPLGGYLVGRF, from the coding sequence TTGAGGTGCGCTGCGGCCCTCCGGTTCGCCTCCAGCGCGCTCGCCGTGGCGGCGCTGCTCGGCGCTCGAGAGGCGCGCGCCGAGCCGTCTGCAGCGGCGCGAGCCGAGCTGTCCGCGGCGCCGTCCGGCGCGGCGACACGGGGAGCCGGCGACATCACCGCTCTCCATTCCGGGGCGTTGGCGCCGAGCGCCCCGCGCCGGGCCGCGCCGGAGCGGCCCTCGCGCGCGCGGCCCGAGGTCGCGTGGGATCCGGCCTGGCCGCGCTTCCGCGTGAGCGAATACGTGGCCACGGGGCTCCTGGCCGCGACCGCCTTCGGCACGCTCGCCATCCCGCCGTCGGAGGGCCGGTGGACGACCGTGAACGGCTTCGACGGCTCGGCGCGCGACGCCCTGCGCATCCGGAGCGATCGCCAGCGCGAGATGGCGCGGGACGCGAGCGATCTCCTGCTCACGCTGATGACCAACCACCTCGCGGTGGACGCCTTGCTCGTGACCTGGTGGGGGCACGGCCGCGGCAGCGTCGCCTGGGAGATCGCGATGATCGACGTCGAGGCGCTCGCGCTGAACGCGGCCCTGAACGGCGTCATCGCGGGGCTGACGAGCCGCGAGCGCCCCTACCGCGCCGGGTGCGCCGGGCCGCAGGAGCAGCAGGACCTCGACTGCCGCGGGAGCAAGCGGTACCGGAGCTTCTTCAGCGGCCACAGCTCGACCGCGTTCACTGCAGCGGGGCTCGTGTGCTCGCACCACGCGAACCTGCCCCTGTACGGCGGAGGCGCCCCCGACGCGCTCGCGTGCGCCGCGTCGCTCGGGACAGCGGCGGCCGTGGCGACGCTCCGGGTCGTCTCCGACCAGCACTTCGCGACCGACGCGCTCACGGGCGCGGCGGTCGGCGCCCTGACCGGCCTCGGGCTCCCGTGGCTCCTGCACTACCGCGGCGGCGCCCCCGCCTCGGGCGCGCCGCGCGGGGACGGCGTCACGCTCAGCTTCGCGCCCGCGCCGCTCGGCGGGTACCTGGTGGGCAGGTTCTAG
- a CDS encoding serine/threonine-protein kinase, with the protein MSRMGGAGPESADAAWSANEEPTSRPVAIAPQSRPPRSAPPGSSGAAQETVFMCVEPPSSHVPSRFPIRNWDRYECESLLGKGGMGTVYKARDPRLHRYVALKLIRGNDPELAQRFIWEARAQARVEHPNICKVYEVGEAQGQPFIAMQYIDGQPLHRVAQQMSLEQRVKIVADVADGLHAAHRLGLIHRDIKPANILVERTADGAFRPYLLDFGLARDTAADARATTSGEGTPAYMAPEQVSGGQRQLDRRTDVYCLGSTLYEVLAGRPPYVDPSVTSLIARVARELPAPVRKIDKRIPVDLETIVMKCLEKEPQRRYDSAKMLALDLERYLEGEPIHARPMGIGYRALKRARKHRLAVAAAAVALVVLALSGAVALRAKLAAARQAELAARVASLAEGFGQDVKEMELFMRYAYALPLHEVSREKEVIRARMGEIDRKMQGMRETTGDLVEGPGRYALGRGHLALHEPEEALAHLEAALASGYATRDVKFAAGLVHGMLYLKGLDRARRLADKGERSAHQLELEERHKQPAIRYLRDSVRSAAEPPSYAVALIALYEGRFDEALTEARLAFARSPWEYEAKKLEGDILLAKGTAARDLGEHAAALVEFWEAVASYKAAAEMAESDPDVHEATARALSEIMLIEAQRGGDAQEVVAQIIARCDRALQANPRASGALAKKAWALVHRARRDLSRGSDPRSDLVEAVAASEQAAQGDPSDATAYGAMGASFFLLASHESSVGLDAWPSLGRAVDSAQRSLALDPNSFWTWNDAAIAYGMMAEYAASRGADPLSLFEIGASYAERAIEIAPNDMPPLLNQGWLYARRAQYELDHGASPEESLDVAKDSLEAALRRRPDSYRAYNNLALTYLIQGRHQRLTGESPEVSLARSLEAYGAAADLNPDDLEAQQGAGLARIEAAHWALLRGEDPTAALRAARGAIEPIVAARPQNAGALLALGHIELLSARWAASRGRSPAPALDAAERSLLRAHEANGGNPRIFGTLAEVHRQRAALTGPGLLDVRSEIEAGLALIDRTLAIDPGFPLASARKGALLLLKAKVERERAARLELARRAGALLDQALRGNPLLTREYAPLLDEAGKVAAASPP; encoded by the coding sequence ATGAGCCGAATGGGAGGAGCGGGCCCGGAGAGCGCGGACGCCGCGTGGTCGGCGAACGAGGAGCCCACGTCCCGCCCCGTCGCGATCGCGCCCCAGAGCAGGCCGCCCCGCTCCGCCCCGCCGGGGAGCTCGGGCGCCGCGCAGGAAACGGTGTTCATGTGCGTCGAGCCGCCCTCGTCGCACGTGCCGAGCAGGTTTCCCATCCGCAACTGGGATCGGTATGAGTGCGAGTCGCTCCTCGGGAAAGGGGGAATGGGCACGGTCTACAAGGCCAGGGACCCCCGACTCCACAGGTACGTGGCGCTCAAGCTGATACGGGGCAACGATCCGGAGCTCGCCCAGCGCTTCATCTGGGAAGCGCGGGCCCAGGCCCGGGTCGAGCACCCGAACATCTGCAAGGTGTACGAGGTGGGCGAGGCGCAGGGCCAGCCGTTCATCGCCATGCAGTACATCGACGGCCAGCCGCTCCACCGGGTGGCGCAGCAGATGTCCCTCGAGCAGCGGGTGAAGATCGTGGCCGACGTCGCGGACGGCCTGCACGCCGCCCACCGGCTCGGGCTGATTCACCGCGATATCAAGCCGGCGAACATCCTGGTGGAGCGGACGGCCGACGGCGCCTTCCGCCCTTACCTCCTCGATTTCGGGCTCGCGAGGGACACCGCGGCGGACGCCCGGGCGACGACGAGCGGCGAGGGGACGCCGGCGTACATGGCGCCCGAGCAGGTGTCCGGGGGCCAGCGCCAGCTCGACCGCCGCACGGACGTCTACTGCCTCGGCTCCACGCTCTACGAGGTCCTCGCCGGGCGCCCGCCGTACGTCGACCCGTCGGTGACGAGCCTCATCGCCCGCGTGGCGCGCGAGCTGCCGGCGCCGGTGCGGAAGATCGACAAGCGGATCCCCGTCGATCTCGAGACCATCGTGATGAAGTGCCTCGAGAAGGAGCCCCAGCGGCGGTACGACTCCGCGAAGATGCTCGCGCTCGATCTCGAGCGCTACCTCGAGGGGGAGCCGATCCACGCGCGGCCGATGGGCATCGGCTACCGCGCCCTGAAGCGCGCCAGGAAGCACAGGCTCGCTGTCGCGGCGGCCGCCGTGGCGCTCGTCGTGCTCGCGCTCTCGGGCGCCGTCGCCCTCCGCGCGAAGCTCGCCGCCGCGCGGCAGGCCGAGCTCGCCGCGCGCGTGGCGTCCCTGGCCGAGGGCTTCGGTCAGGACGTCAAGGAGATGGAGCTGTTCATGCGCTACGCCTACGCGCTCCCCCTCCACGAGGTGTCGCGGGAGAAGGAGGTCATCCGGGCGCGCATGGGCGAGATCGACCGGAAGATGCAGGGCATGCGCGAGACGACGGGCGATCTCGTCGAGGGCCCCGGCCGCTACGCGCTCGGGCGCGGGCACCTCGCGCTGCACGAGCCCGAGGAGGCGCTCGCGCACCTCGAGGCGGCGCTCGCGAGCGGGTATGCCACGCGCGACGTGAAATTCGCGGCGGGCCTCGTGCACGGCATGCTCTACCTGAAGGGGCTCGATCGGGCGCGGCGCCTCGCCGACAAGGGGGAGCGGTCCGCGCACCAGCTCGAGCTCGAGGAGCGGCACAAGCAGCCGGCGATCAGGTACCTGAGGGACAGCGTGAGATCGGCCGCGGAGCCGCCGTCGTACGCCGTGGCGCTCATCGCGCTCTACGAGGGGCGGTTCGACGAGGCGCTCACCGAAGCGCGGCTGGCGTTCGCGCGATCCCCCTGGGAATACGAGGCGAAGAAGCTGGAGGGCGACATCCTGCTCGCGAAGGGCACGGCGGCGCGCGACCTCGGGGAGCACGCGGCGGCGCTCGTCGAGTTCTGGGAGGCCGTCGCCTCGTACAAGGCCGCGGCGGAGATGGCCGAGAGCGATCCCGACGTCCACGAGGCGACCGCGCGCGCCCTGAGCGAGATCATGCTGATCGAGGCGCAGCGCGGCGGAGACGCGCAGGAGGTCGTCGCGCAGATCATCGCCCGGTGCGACAGGGCGCTCCAGGCCAACCCGCGGGCGAGCGGCGCGCTCGCCAAGAAGGCCTGGGCGCTCGTGCACCGCGCGAGGCGCGACCTGTCGCGCGGCTCGGACCCGAGGTCGGACCTCGTCGAGGCGGTCGCGGCCAGCGAGCAAGCGGCCCAGGGCGACCCGTCGGACGCGACCGCGTACGGCGCGATGGGGGCGAGCTTCTTCCTCCTCGCGTCGCACGAGAGCTCCGTGGGGCTCGACGCGTGGCCCTCGCTCGGCCGCGCGGTCGACAGCGCGCAGCGATCGCTCGCCCTCGACCCGAACTCGTTCTGGACGTGGAACGACGCCGCGATCGCCTACGGCATGATGGCCGAGTACGCCGCGTCCCGCGGCGCCGATCCCCTCTCCCTCTTCGAGATCGGCGCGTCGTACGCCGAGCGGGCGATCGAGATCGCGCCGAACGACATGCCGCCGCTCCTCAACCAGGGCTGGCTCTACGCGCGGCGCGCGCAGTACGAGCTCGACCACGGCGCGTCGCCCGAGGAGTCGCTCGACGTGGCCAAGGACAGCCTCGAGGCGGCGCTCCGGCGGCGCCCGGACAGCTACCGCGCCTACAACAACCTGGCCCTGACCTACCTGATCCAGGGCCGGCACCAGCGGCTCACCGGCGAGAGCCCGGAGGTCTCGCTCGCGCGGTCGCTCGAGGCGTACGGCGCGGCCGCGGACCTCAACCCGGACGATCTCGAGGCGCAGCAGGGCGCGGGCCTCGCGCGCATCGAGGCGGCGCACTGGGCGCTCCTCCGGGGGGAGGATCCGACGGCCGCGCTCCGCGCCGCGAGGGGCGCGATCGAGCCCATCGTGGCCGCGAGGCCGCAGAACGCCGGAGCGCTCCTCGCGCTCGGGCACATCGAGCTGCTCTCGGCGCGGTGGGCCGCGTCGCGCGGCAGGAGCCCCGCGCCGGCGCTCGACGCCGCGGAGCGGTCGCTGCTCCGCGCCCACGAGGCGAACGGGGGCAACCCGAGGATCTTCGGCACCCTGGCCGAGGTCCACCGGCAGCGCGCCGCCCTGACCGGGCCGGGGCTCCTCGACGTGCGCTCGGAGATCGAGGCGGGGCTCGCGCTGATCGATCGCACGCTGGCCATCGACCCGGGCTTCCCGCTGGCGAGCGCCAGGAAGGGCGCGCTGCTCCTCCTGAAGGCAAAGGTGGAGCGCGAGCGGGCGGCGCGCCTGGAGCTGGCCCGGCGCGCCGGAGCCCTGCTCGATCAGGCGCTCCGCGGCAACCCGCTGCTCACGCGCGAGTACGCGCCGCTCCTCGACGAGGCGGGGAAGGTCGCCGCGGCGAGCCCTCCTTAG
- a CDS encoding cupin domain-containing protein: protein MRQQLDGAVVLTAADEDVMEYLPNRGVFMAQLLGRDRGHAFGFYRGTMAPGCEISRELHTETTETIYILAGHALGIVGDREVPLGPGQMMHVETNVHHGLRNTGAGPLEFLVIGHPDF from the coding sequence ATGAGGCAGCAGCTCGACGGGGCCGTGGTGCTGACCGCAGCCGACGAAGATGTGATGGAGTATTTGCCCAACCGAGGCGTCTTCATGGCGCAGCTGCTGGGAAGAGATCGCGGGCACGCCTTCGGCTTCTACAGGGGCACGATGGCGCCCGGCTGCGAGATCTCGCGCGAGCTCCACACGGAGACCACCGAGACCATCTACATCCTGGCCGGGCACGCGCTCGGCATCGTCGGCGACCGCGAGGTGCCCCTCGGTCCCGGCCAGATGATGCACGTCGAGACGAACGTACACCACGGGCTGCGCAACACGGGCGCCGGTCCGCTCGAGTTCCTCGTCATCGGCCATCCCGATTTCTGA
- a CDS encoding DUF4139 domain-containing protein, producing the protein MTAEKIECASRIEGVVVYARGAIVTRRVELAAPLPRGAVEISVPGITPLAEPGSFRALMDAAGGAPAGAAAGSGPPRDVRDVRDVIGVRARLVVPPAPVSRTALSAELRELELAIARLSAERDHLRLWRDQLGAVSLDPELARRFRPGDPAARIRDALAVSRLLSDELAALDARAAALDAELERARKELLAAQLDAAQATSGEVEERDPARLDVVVRLAPERGGAAGEPALRLEYAVFAARWWPAYAARFSRGATEVALQLDALVAQASGEDWKDVRLALSTADLVQDTRLPELASLRLSRAQRPPRRGYRPAPEGLDAMFEGFDRFVAALPPPAARTTAAPERLLPARDSDEPTRNRASPESFAAMKRLPPPAPSGAGALPPPVQAAAPMAFAPPPPMPAAAPMPLAAPARKSRGLSLPSFGGGYGAPPPPPAPQASAPPVPRSALGSAASAEVTASLEEEWLAPEQALDGGAGPAPLEPAQVEEWLDFDALHLPGAGKQRGRLARDEPGPSRGAARRAEQDIADLGAPPRAVDPRDSRGQFDHLYVGESAADVPSNGRLHRVALGAARAPAAPRFVTAPREAAEVYREARVENPFDAPLLAGPVEIFVDGALAAQSSLGRVDRGGLLRAGLGVEERIRVARNARVDESSAGLLGGSLAVEHAVVIDLSSSLGMGVEVEVLDRIPVTDDKDVEIKLLSSQPKAEPYTQEELGEPVRGGLRWRVPIAPGGKASVAFTYRVVFSSKNEIVGGNRRE; encoded by the coding sequence ATGACGGCCGAGAAGATCGAGTGCGCTAGCCGTATCGAGGGGGTCGTCGTGTACGCGCGCGGGGCGATCGTCACCCGCCGCGTCGAGCTCGCGGCGCCGCTCCCCCGGGGGGCGGTCGAGATCTCGGTGCCGGGGATCACGCCCCTCGCCGAGCCGGGGAGCTTCCGCGCGCTCATGGACGCCGCGGGCGGCGCCCCAGCGGGCGCGGCGGCGGGCTCCGGGCCCCCGCGCGACGTGCGCGACGTGCGCGACGTGATCGGCGTGCGCGCGCGGCTCGTCGTGCCCCCGGCGCCCGTCTCGAGGACGGCGCTCTCCGCCGAGCTCCGCGAGCTCGAGCTCGCGATCGCGCGCCTGTCGGCGGAGCGTGACCACCTCCGCCTCTGGCGCGACCAGCTCGGCGCCGTCTCGCTCGATCCGGAGCTCGCGCGGCGCTTCCGGCCGGGCGACCCGGCGGCCCGCATCCGCGACGCGCTCGCGGTGAGCCGCCTGCTCTCGGACGAGCTCGCCGCGCTCGACGCCCGCGCCGCCGCGCTCGACGCGGAGCTCGAGCGCGCCCGGAAGGAGCTCCTGGCCGCCCAGCTCGACGCCGCCCAGGCCACGAGCGGCGAGGTCGAGGAGCGCGACCCGGCGCGCCTCGACGTGGTCGTGCGGCTCGCGCCGGAGCGCGGCGGCGCGGCCGGGGAGCCGGCGCTCCGGCTCGAGTACGCCGTGTTCGCCGCGCGCTGGTGGCCCGCCTACGCGGCGCGGTTCTCGCGCGGCGCGACCGAGGTCGCCTTGCAGCTCGACGCCCTCGTCGCGCAGGCCTCCGGCGAGGACTGGAAGGACGTGCGCCTCGCGCTCTCCACCGCCGATCTCGTGCAGGACACGCGGCTGCCGGAGCTCGCCTCGCTGCGGCTCAGCCGCGCGCAGCGCCCCCCGCGCCGCGGCTACCGTCCCGCGCCCGAGGGGCTCGACGCCATGTTCGAGGGGTTCGACCGCTTCGTCGCCGCCCTCCCCCCGCCCGCCGCGCGGACCACCGCCGCGCCCGAAAGGCTCCTGCCCGCGCGTGACAGCGACGAGCCCACGCGGAACCGGGCCAGCCCGGAGTCCTTCGCGGCGATGAAGAGGCTGCCGCCGCCTGCGCCGTCCGGCGCGGGCGCGCTGCCGCCCCCGGTGCAGGCCGCCGCGCCGATGGCGTTCGCCCCACCGCCCCCAATGCCGGCGGCCGCGCCGATGCCGCTCGCCGCGCCGGCGCGCAAGTCGCGCGGGCTGTCGCTCCCGTCGTTCGGCGGCGGCTACGGGGCGCCGCCCCCGCCGCCGGCTCCCCAGGCGAGCGCGCCCCCGGTCCCCCGGAGCGCCCTCGGCTCCGCGGCGAGCGCCGAGGTCACGGCCAGCCTTGAAGAGGAATGGCTCGCTCCCGAGCAGGCGCTGGACGGCGGCGCGGGCCCTGCGCCGCTCGAGCCCGCGCAGGTCGAGGAGTGGCTCGACTTCGACGCGCTGCACCTCCCGGGAGCGGGCAAGCAGCGCGGCCGGCTCGCGCGCGACGAGCCCGGGCCGTCGAGGGGCGCCGCGCGGCGGGCGGAGCAGGACATCGCGGACCTCGGCGCCCCGCCGCGGGCCGTGGATCCGCGCGACTCGCGCGGGCAGTTCGATCACCTTTACGTCGGCGAGAGCGCCGCCGACGTGCCGTCGAACGGCAGGCTCCACCGCGTCGCGCTGGGCGCCGCGCGCGCCCCCGCCGCGCCCCGGTTCGTGACCGCGCCCCGCGAGGCCGCCGAGGTCTACCGCGAGGCGCGCGTCGAGAACCCGTTCGACGCCCCCCTGCTCGCGGGGCCGGTCGAGATCTTCGTCGACGGCGCCCTCGCGGCGCAATCCTCGCTCGGGCGCGTGGACCGGGGCGGCCTCCTCCGCGCTGGCCTCGGCGTCGAGGAGCGGATCCGGGTCGCCAGGAACGCGCGCGTGGACGAGTCGAGCGCCGGCCTGCTCGGCGGCTCGCTCGCCGTCGAGCACGCGGTCGTCATCGACCTCTCCTCGTCGCTCGGGATGGGCGTCGAGGTCGAGGTCCTCGACCGCATCCCGGTGACGGACGACAAGGACGTCGAGATCAAGCTCCTCTCGTCGCAGCCGAAGGCCGAGCCGTACACCCAGGAGGAGCTCGGCGAGCCGGTGCGCGGCGGGCTGCGCTGGCGCGTCCCGATCGCGCCAGGCGGCAAGGCCTCCGTCGCCTTCACCTACCGCGTGGTGTTCTCGTCCAAGAACGAGATCGTCGGCGGTAACCGTCGAGAATAA